A region of the Gopherus flavomarginatus isolate rGopFla2 chromosome 3, rGopFla2.mat.asm, whole genome shotgun sequence genome:
TATCATGTAACCTGGGTATCTAATGAAAACATACAGCTCACATTCTAAATTTCATATACTGAATAGTCACAAAGAACTTCGCACAACCAATCCACAGATTAAGAATTATTCACAAAAAATCCCAAACTGTTCTCAGACATTTCACTAACATTAAAAAGAGGCAATGTTTATTAAGTAAATTGTTTGTCACATGATTTGCCCAGCTCAAGTGACACGGCTGCAGCTGTGTTTTATTTGGTACTAATTACTCACTTTACTCCTCTGTTTGTCAGATAGAAATCCAGACCTGTCCAGATCATGCTCATAGAGCTGCATGAGGACGTTCTTGAGCCAGTGTCTCATCCGGAGAGGGAACTGATCCACTTCATAGTCAGTGCAAGGAGGAATGTCTGTTTCAAACCACGAAGGATTCTAGTCGCATTATCAAGAGGTGCATGAAGTCCCTAGTTTCAAGCATCTCCAAGCAAAATCTGAGTCTTATGAACCAATTTTCAGCTCAACCTTAAACTGGCATCTATTTTTGTGATGTAAAATTGGGAATGCCATTGCAATTTGCTGCAGCTATTTACAATCACACTTTAGATTACTTGGATGCTCAATTCTGATTCTGTATGAGACAGTTGCTTAGTTGTCTGTGTGAATTAAACTGCCATCAGAAATAATTATGAGCATAGAATTGCACCAACGAGTAGTTTTGCTTGCAACAGTTTGCCCCTTACTGTCTTTGGCCCTAATTCTGCAAAtgcttaaacatatgcttaattttaagcatatgagaagtcccattgacttcataggACCTATTCAGAGGGCTACTCCTATGTCTAAAATTGAGCATATACATAGTGTTCACATGATTGGgatcatagggtatgtctacactgcagctgaaggtgtgattgcagcttgggTAGGCATACCggcactagctttaatctagctaaatTATcaatggctaaaaatagcaataggAATGACTGTGTATCCTGGTGGTTAGAGCCCTCACGTGGGAGATccaggatccagtccccctgctccaaactggaacagcttccacaggaaAGGTGGAGGGTGCCCCCCCTCAGAGTATCCCAGAGCCCAGTGGCTGGGGCACTCACCTGAGTGTTGGCAGATCCCAGAtaaaattcctctccctctctgatggATGAGGAGCTACATCAGTGGTCGCCCACCACTTAGTGAAGATCCTAACCCAGGGCTACCAGCTAAGAGGGAGGGCCTCCCCCTCACTAAAGCAGCATAGATGCCTCGCACCAAGAGAcagtttgcagctgagaatcccagcCAGATGGAGGCACCTCCCTGAAGCCCAAATTTGGACACCTATCTCTGAGAGAGGGGCAGAGCTTAGCAAACTTCCTTTGACTTGgcacctcccattggctagcttaggcatgGAGTTGACTAGTGTTCTGGCTTTTATGAATCCCATTCTAAGGCACCagtctctctccattcattgtatagggagcttaGGTGCCTGATTTAGGCTTTGTGAATCCCGTGCTTTTCTAGGCACTTAGAAGATTGACGGGGTAATGTTCAGCCTGCCATTGCCTGcgttcctttgtgaatctagcccttagtcTCTTaggttcccatctgtaaaatgggaatgataattCTTCTCTACCACACGGGgtagttgtgaggataaatacattaatgactctgaagtgctcagatattatagtAATGAAGGCCATATAAGCACCTAGATAGACAGAAAGAGAGCCAGAGATGGTAACTGGGATGGAGGCAGGCCCAAGGCATATTGCAGGTAGAAAAGTGCTTGAACCACAAAGGTAGCCAGGACTTTTGTGCAGCTTATTATAGAAAATGGACCTGTCTAGGGTTCTGAGCTTATTTCTAACTGGTCACTGATACAAAAGAAGGGTGTGGAACAAGAGCCTATGTTTAGTGTCTAGATACTAAGATGATGGGCCCTGTATATATAGGtaaattatatatttataaataaataaagccttACATTTGCAGGATCCCATATAGTCCAAGTGCAGCTGGTGTCCCATTTTTGTCCCTTCAAGTTTACACTTAGTACCAAAGAGCTGACATGTGCCATCGTAGGTTTTATTATCAGTGCCACAAACCtagatagcaaaaaaaaaaatctagtcaaTAACACTGTCAGATCATATGAACATTAATATATAACATTCATGACCAGCAAATATAACACGTGGCCATTGATGTATGAGTGCTCAAAGGAAAAGagtgctcagaacttctgaaaaccaTCCCttttatttaggcatctaaatatggatttgggtgattaactttaggcacccaattcTAAGCGTTTTGGATATAATTTTGCAGCAATGATGTAGGAACCCCGTAGCAACTCTGTTGGAAACATTACTAAGTAATGTCCAAAATACATAACTCTGTGTATGTGTTTGCACATGCTAAAACCTCACAgaagcaaatgtaacttttaatTTTATTCTTGGAGTAGCTAAAGAATTATTGCTGAGcaattgtaatttattttttattcaagTAGTGTACTGATAGTTCTATAATCCCATCAAATAGCAATCAAGAATATTTTGTGTGAACTCTGCCCTTTGGGTATATGATTATTAAAATAATTGGGAACCATTCACAAGCTCCCTAGAATTGCACCAATTAATATCAGAGGAATGGGGTATCAGGCAAGTGCTGCAGAGAGTTCTTTCTGTGCCTGTGTACTCCATGGAATACTTACATGCTCATGATCTTTAGTTGGAGGGCAAGCAGCCGGATCTTGGCAAACACAACTAAGTTTTTCTTGTTCATCTGCTTGGCAGACCTTACCTCTTTTACAGTGGAAGTTCCTACAAGGATCTAGAAAAATATCAGACCAGCCTATTAGAACAAATTGCTTGAGTGCTTATCGAAAGTTTATCAAAACACAGTTGAATTTCTTTAATCAAGAAATCTCATTAGAACAAGATTTTTAGTACTTACTGGTTGCAGCTGAACTGGAAGTATCTCCTCCTgtcatccccccccccaaaaaaaaaacccaaaccctcttTCTCAGTAGTTTGATATTTCtacttcccagcccagcccaagtCAAGCAGTGGAAAAAcgtgaaaaagaaagaaaaaaagtttagatTCAGTTTCAGTATTTGTTTATGGTGAAATTTCATATCTGTTCTTGTTGAATCCAAATCATTTTGCCatttcatgatttaaatcaaactaAGATCACATCCTCCCCCAAGGTGATATGTTTCAGTGGAAAATAACTCCAACTTTTATACAGATGTCACAAAAAGCAAGGGTTCTGtctgcaacttttttttgttactgttgttACAGTTCTTTCaacacttaaataaataaatacaagggCATGCAGAACAGATTCTTCCTTGTGCACAACTCTGTAATATACAGGATCAAGTGCAAGCAAAATTCAGTCATGTGAAATCACATCATgaataaagcagaaaaaaaaatccacaacagCAAATTCCACAGCTTGATAGCGttagcacagtggttttcaaatttttgtactggtgacccctttcacatagcaagtctctgagtgcgaccccctcccttataaattaaaaacactttttatatatttaacaccattataaatgttggaggcaaagcaaggtttggggtggaggctggctgctcgtgaccccccatgtaataactgacccccagtttgagaacccctgtgttagTAGTATTCTAATTGCTTTGCCGATAGATTACTCACAGAGAAGAACCTTCATACTGCTATCACTGGAACTTTCATCCTCATTGTATGAACTGTCTGTCGTCATAACCTTTacagtcacaaaagcaaaagtAGAAGTTATAATAGATCTCTTGTAGAGAAGACACATTCAACCAACATTTGCCCCCAGTTACAAATGTGCAACTTCATAGGCTTTATGTAAGGGCACAATCTGGTCCGGTGGTGAAAAAAATACAGTCAGTATTTCCTTTTTCCTAAATAAATGGAAGGACAATACCCCCATAGCATGAGGTAGCACTGTTTTCAGAAAAAGATACGGTATGAAAACACTAaagctccagttcagcaaagtgTTTAGGCATGTTCTTAAGTTCAACCTATCAACAAAAAAATTATACATACTTAACTGCTTTGCTTAGTAGAGATGGATAGCTGAATTGGGACCTAAGTCCCTATGCATACACATTACtgaagccaaattctgttctgattTACACCTGGCATAAACACAGAAAGTCAATGGTACTCCACTAGCTATAAGTCAGTGAAAAATCTACCTCTAAGAGTCTATACCAGAGGTGCCTGCAACTTGTCAGGAGCTGAGGGGCTATATCTAATTTACATACAAGTATAAtacttaaaaatgaaaagtaaacCTCTGCAACTATTGTATAATATTTGCTTGTGCTTAGACTATATCTTCCTTTATAGATTAATACAAATGTATCAAGAATTTACCAATAATAAAAACTTGAAGTGGATCAGCTATGCTTTTATGCTGCAGTCATCAGGGAAAATGAAGGATTGTTACCTATAATATGAGGATAGTCTAATCTTAAAATACATTGTAAAAGACAAAAACTGCAAAGTATTCACAGAGGAATTAGAGAAGGACAGCGGATACCTTTTAGAATCATTATCTCTCTGAGCCACATTTACATATAGTAAACAACAGTGGTTTATTTTTTAGGACATTGGTTTAATCctcacacagagagcagagggtgtTAGATAGTGAATTTCAACCAGGATACCAATCTGTGTTCACAATGAAGACCTGACTCTCAAAAAACACTGGAAATACACACATTTATTGTGTTCTGGTACTACTAGTCCAATCAGATCATTGAAGTAAATAGTCAAATTGAAGATTGCTTTGTGTGATGAATAAACTAGGATGAAATATATCCCATTGATGTGAAAAGGAAGATTTAGATAAAGAACTCTGTTTATGTAATTTATGAACTCTCTTGGACTTAAGTTTGGCTGCATCTTTACTTTTTTATCACCCATATTTTTTAAAGACACTTACATTATCTTCAGGTTCCATGGTGTTCACACTCCTTTGCACAAGGCTGATTATTTTCTCACGTTCCTCATTGTCAGAAATGGCTGGCTCATGACTATAATAATCTTGTTCAAAGTGAATGAGGTGTTTAATGTTGACATTTTGGTCATCCTCTGTCTCATTAGTCACCACACTTTCATCTTCATCCTTTCCTTCCCCCTGCGCCTCAGAACTAATGCTTCTGTGATCATTACTTCGAATTTGTTCACCCTCGTGGTAGGCTGCTTCCTTTTGGCTTTTTTTGAAATCTTCTTCATCGCTCTCAGCATCATTATTAGAATCATCATCATTGTTTTCATGACTGTTGTCCTCAACATTGCTGGCCTCCATATATGCAGCAGCTTTTTTTAGATTCTGTCTTTTCACCACTTCCTCGTGGTCACTAATGCTCTGTGTATTGTCTTGGAACCTATCTTCATCCTCCTGGCTTGGCCACTCAGCATTCTGATCTTGTTCAGTACTTTTTGGTGAGCTTGTCACCTCTTCTCCTTTATGTGACTGTGCTGGGGTACTATTCtcctcatcttctttttggtcagCCTCTTCAAATTCCTCATTCTGCCTCTTAGTTATCTGGAGAGGCTGACTAGCATCTCTCAGCATTTCATCAGATTGGCTGCTATCTTCATTCTTCTCACTCCTGTAGAGATCTTGAATTTTCATGTGGGCTTTTTGCCTCCTGTCTCTGTAGCCAGTTTCATCccattcctctgtctcctcctcctcctcttcctcatcacctTCACTGTTGTTTTCAAATAATCCAACAGGATTTTTATTGTACATCCATGTGTCCTGTTCCTGATCAACAGTGAGACCCTGCCCTGGGTTTTCCTGATCATCGCTAGCCATATTGCTTTTCTTAACATCGTTCTTGAACTGATGCTCACGATTAGATTgatggctgctgcttctctcaaAGACACTCTCCTGATTGTCAGAAGCCAGCGTTACACCCATGTTCTGAGCAAGGAAGTTAATACGCCCTAAACTTCTTTTCACTTGACGCTCACTACTGTTTCTTTCCTGTCTGTTAGCGTTCCTATGCTCATCCTTGTCTTCATCATCCATCATCAATGTCTGCTCCTCCCTGTCACTGCTGCCCTGAATTGAGAGTAAATCATTATTGCTGTTCATATACTGCTCAGACTCTGAGTTTTTCTTCTTTGAAGATTCAGAAGAAGTATCTCTAACCTTCCAAAGAAAAATGCATGTTTATTGAACAGTATAATAAAGACTTAATTTTATAACTCTATTTCCAAGTCAATATTTAATATGCTATTTTCACTCGTTAATACATAGGATGAAACGTATCAGTGCATAGATTAGTGGGACTCCCTGTGACATCAGTGGATTTGTGGGTGCTCTGCAAGTTTGACAATCAACCCATTTTTATTTGGAGTTGTGATTTCCAatggagttagacacctaaatcctaCTGAGACTTGATAGGAGTTGGATCTCTGACTCATTTAGGCTCCCTTGGAAATCtcagcttaggtgcctaaatattgaCTAACATTAGGTACTTGTATTTGCAAACATTGTCAGCAGTAATTATCAGTTATCCTAGAGGATAAATACTGTGCTAGCAATAGCTTTGGAATGCTCAACAGGCAGGTAGGGAAGAGACGAGATTAAAGTACTTGACTAGGTATCTTCCTGGGTAGTGCACTGTGCCTTATCATTTCAGGATCACCAGATCTATTCTGTATGATGGTGATGCAGCTCTGCTTCCTTGCTGAGTTAAGCAGGAGTCCTATTTAATTTGATGGCACCAGCAACACCTTCCCAAAACCAGCTGTGAGCATCAAGGTGTGCATTGAGGGGATGATCCTACAACcaatgaagacaatggcaaaactggAGGACCAAGCCCAATGTAAGTGTGGGACCCAAGGCTGTGAAGTGGGAGTGGGAGGAATGATTGAATATCAGAACTGACCTAAAGCTTTTTACTCTACATTGAAATGAACTAACACTGGACCTTTTTAAGATGAAAAAATATGGTTTAAGGATCCCATCCATCTCCTTTCATCTACCTACCAATCAGAGAAAGGAAGGAGCTGAGAGAAGGCCATGACGGAAGTTTAAGATGTTGGTCACTCCCAATTATCTTCCCTACAGCTTTACAATAGGGAACTCTCTTCTGTTGGCAGGGTGCAGAGTCAGTGGCTGCTAAAGAATTACAAGTAAAGGAGGTTGCAGACCATTCACGTTAACATGTAGAACTCTTTATGTTTTTGTGAACCAAGTCTCCAGACCTTCAGAGGTTTGCTTATCACAGGGGtccccagtggtccccaacaaaTTTCGGAGGCATTTCGGAGGATGCTAGACCATCGCCACAGTCCTTTGTCTGGCTTATCACTAAGCAAAATCATAGAGCTTGACCCTGATCCTATTTAAAGCCCAGACTTCATTGCCCTCAATGGATTACTCGTGTGTGAGATTACTGTATTTACAAATGCCTAAGATACTGGCAaaacactcccactgacttctgtgggtaCAGGATTGGGACCTTTTTATAATGGACACTTAATGCTATAGGACTGTGTGTGAATCAACTGCATCCTATTTTGTAAAGCCAAGCTGGTATCAAAAGTATTTCATTAGCATTTCCCTCTAATCCAATGCACCTTCTGATACAGTTGGGACTGTATGAAATATTCAAAATGAAATTCACAACTCTGTTTTTTAACTGGGGAATAAGTACATCTTTCCTCAAACATACTATTTTTGAGTCAAAATGTTTTGGTAGTAAACTACAAAAATTTGCATATGCATTTTTGCATATTTTGACTGTAAACTGGTTATCTTGCAACAATTGAATAAAAAGACCATTTTGCAACATAGAAATTTTGCAAGACAAAGTTAGTGCAATGTTTCATGAATGTAATTAATGTCTTTTCACTTTTTTCTACAACATTAGTTACAATACACTTTCTGTATGTTTCGAGCTTGGCAATTTTTAAAGGAACCATATAGGAACTTTTTTGGTTATGTGAAAACAAATAGCCGATTTAGGAAATGTACCTGCAATTGACTACCATTAGAGGGCAACTGGTCTGCTATAAATGTTGCATATTTGCTTGCAACTAGTGAATCGCCCAGTATTGGTACTGCAATATTTTGTCCTGCTGCAGATGTCTTCTCTGTATGTTGTTTCTCGGAGACAGTTGCCGCCTGGGAATTGTCTGGCATGAACCTGAAATTtatctgaaaaaaattaattatactgTAAATTGTTCTGATGGATACATTATGAAATACTAAAagtcatccccctcccccttataACCTGTAAGACAATCCAGAACACCATGTGTAATGGTAGATAACTTATCTGGAAACATGTTAAGAGCAAGACATAACTCATGATAACAAAAGGTAGGTGGAGGGAGGCTGGATTTTGCATTTGGTTCCACAAAAATTTGGTtgagttttgtttttacaaaacatCACAGTTAGTTTGGCACCAGACTCTATTTTTTCTGAACCACGAAAGTTCAGAGGGTGGGGGAGTAAGAGACAGAGGtctggtttgggcccatctctaaatATAAAAACATGAAACAGAGCTTTTGTTGGCATAAATTTACACCAGAGAAGGGTCTAGCTCAACAGCAGCATTCTGCCCATCTTCGAATAGACTCACCTCTGTCAAATATGAACAACGAGCAGTAAAAGCTACATTAgatcaaaatgacattttcatgtaCAGTAACTGTTATGATACCTTTGAGAGTCTCCACTCTATGATTGTTCATATAATAGTTTCTCAGTAGGGCCCAAATCCTGCTAGCTTTACCAGGGGTGTGTGGGTAAGGCAACCAGGATTTGACCCTTGGATTGATCTGCTATTTCCTGCAATAAATACACAGATATCATGTTTAAATTTATTAACGGGCTGTGAGAATTTCTCCAAATGCTATGAAGACAGCTCCTAGGATGCATAAGAGATCTTATCAGGATCTTTGAGCATGCTTCTCTGCCATTGGCTAGCTAACATGTGAAAGGTGAGGAGTTTCATAGTAATTCACGGGGGAACTACTTTACCTAAATGAACCTGTGAACAAATACATATACAGAAATGTGTTTCATGTATTGGAGCTCAGTATTATATTGTGGCCTGGTACTTGAAGAAACAAATACCTTTTCTGAAATTTTCCGCCCACGGATTCCAAGTTTGTACATTAAGGGATAGGTTTAGAATAGAAAATAAGATTAAAACCTGCATATAAACAAAATCTTTAACAGGTCACTGGGAGACACAATGATCTCCATACATGAAAATTCAAACGCAGGGTAAGTGATAGATTGAAGAGAATTTACCGGAATAGCAAAAGCTGATCCCACGAGGCAAATGAAGAAAGTCACAGGCTTCATGTTTTCCAGATCTCTAAAAGGACAATAATAAACTCTAGAATGGTGGAATTTGGAGGTTTTCTTTCAGAAGAAGTGTGTCAAGGTTTGGTTATAACTATTCGAAGCTGTTTGATGCAAACCATTTAGTGGACATTTGGGTGGGTGAATTGGGGGCGGGGAAACACAAAtcaaaagtcacaaagttccccCACAGAGTCCAGTAGTgtgtgatttcaatggagttgtgCCTGCTTATGCCAGTAGTCACTTTGGCCCAGTTCTTTTACAATATGGTGTGTGAAGGAATACAGAATTGGGTCCTGGGGGGCTCACGTGCTGTATTGTTAGACCAGCTCTTCTGAGTGCCCAGATATTTGCCAAGTGGCCCCTCTGTCCAGTTCCTGGACCCTGTTCTGTGTCTGACACACTAACTGACTATAGATTCTTTTACAGCCACTGCTTCCTCCATTCCACAGATCAGCTTCTGTAGCTAGAAGGCCCCAGCTCAGTCCCTGCTCTGCTTAATTCAGATCTTTCAGACCTGGGACTTGAACAtttgtctcccacatcccaagtgagtgcctGGAACACCATGTGACTGGCTATCTGGATTGGGGTCTCTCTCGCTCTCTTGCTGTTCTATGGGATGGGAgaaccatttcctgcccagctttAGTGCTGACATCATGGGAAGCTTTCCTTGCTTTATTTATGCTAATGTCAACATGTAAGCGAAACAGAGACAGCTCATTTATTTTGCTTGCTGAGGTAACCTGCACAACTAAAACTTAAATCTTATACCTGTGTAGTGCATCGGTAGtggcagtttgtgtgtgtgtagctatatcgatgcaaaaaaaccccacaacccctggggacttagtatattgtatttcttttcttttgtcttATATTTATTTCCCTTCTCTTATTCTGGTTCTTTTTTTTATATGCTCTTCTTAGGCTTTCTCTCCactttctcaccttttttctttcctctgctgcTTTTCTTCATATCTCTCCTTTCACTTCACATTTATCTGCCCTGTTTTTCTCCCCCATCCATCTTTCTCCACACCTCACTTCTTTGATTCCCCCTACACCTTTTCCCATTGTCTGTATAAGTGGAGCATGTATTGCCCTATTTTTAATTAAACGAAACAGCGTCTCAATTTGCTGGTTGAGTTCACTGGCACATGAACAATCTGGCTGTACCCTCAGTTAGTAAGGTTGGGAATGTCAACTACAATAAGCTTCTGAGACTCAGTGCATGTATAAGAATGTTATTTATCCAGGCAGTTGTTTGCCAGTGCTTGGAAAAAAACATCAAAGACCATAAGGAAGAGTTCCAGGCAAGTCTCTGTTCTTGGAGCAAGTTCGTACACCGAGGAAACAATGGCTTACATTGATTATTGTATTTGGTAGGAGATCCTGCAAAAGCATCCTAaccaccccgcccccactcccgaCTGAAGGAATATCTGTTGGAAGTTGCTTTTGTGTTAATGTTTTTAGTTCCTTAATATCAACATTTTCCTCATAGGTTATACAGAACAAAACACTTCCTGAATATGTGCGACTAATGATGCAAACCTCCCTTCTTGCACCGCACAGTTAGCCTCCACTTGTAGTGCAGCGTAATAAAGAGCTTCAATTGTCTGTCTAGTTTGCAAGGTTTAGCTTTTTCAGGTGCACTCAGTAGAGATAAATAGAATACAACAGACAGCACAAGGGAAAGTGTGAAAGATTCCTAACACATATCTGCCTGGAAGCAAGTGATTTAGATCAGTGCTGTAAAAATTCTTTTGTATTGAGGGTCACTTTGGCAGCATGCCAGAAACACAAGAGCAGAAACTAATTTACATGTGAATTTCCATACTTTTTTTTTACATGACAGAGCCCTAGTATTTGTTTGCATTTCAGTATTTCTTGGTACAAGAATCAAGGAAGGAAGTGTTATCTAGCggttagagcacaggactgggcttCAAGCAGTTTGCGTTCTACTC
Encoded here:
- the SPARCL1 gene encoding SPARC-like protein 1 isoform X2 gives rise to the protein MKPVTFFICLVGSAFAIPINFRFMPDNSQAATVSEKQHTEKTSAAGQNIAVPILGDSLVASKYATFIADQLPSNGSQLQVRDTSSESSKKKNSESEQYMNSNNDLLSIQGSSDREEQTLMMDDEDKDEHRNANRQERNSSERQVKRSLGRINFLAQNMGVTLASDNQESVFERSSSHQSNREHQFKNDVKKSNMASDDQENPGQGLTVDQEQDTWMYNKNPVGLFENNSEGDEEEEEEETEEWDETGYRDRRQKAHMKIQDLYRSEKNEDSSQSDEMLRDASQPLQITKRQNEEFEEADQKEDEENSTPAQSHKGEEVTSSPKSTEQDQNAEWPSQEDEDRFQDNTQSISDHEEVVKRQNLKKAAAYMEASNVEDNSHENNDDDSNNDAESDEEDFKKSQKEAAYHEGEQIRSNDHRSISSEAQGEGKDEDESVVTNETEDDQNVNIKHLIHFEQDYYSHEPAISDNEEREKIISLVQRSVNTMEPEDNVMTTDSSYNEDESSSDSSMKVLLWGMTGGDTSSSAATNPCRNFHCKRGKVCQADEQEKLSCVCQDPAACPPTKDHEHVCGTDNKTYDGTCQLFGTKCKLEGTKMGHQLHLDYMGSCKYIPPCTDYEVDQFPLRMRHWLKNVLMQLYEHDLDRSGFLSDKQRSKVKKIYQNEKRLMAGDNPVELLLHDFEKNYHMYVYPVHWQFSQLDWHPANRLLSHSELAPLRASLVPMEHCITRFFQECDADRNKHVSLKEWCHCFGIKEEDTDENLLF
- the SPARCL1 gene encoding SPARC-like protein 1 isoform X1, with amino-acid sequence MPLYQHASVDLENMKPVTFFICLVGSAFAIPINFRFMPDNSQAATVSEKQHTEKTSAAGQNIAVPILGDSLVASKYATFIADQLPSNGSQLQVRDTSSESSKKKNSESEQYMNSNNDLLSIQGSSDREEQTLMMDDEDKDEHRNANRQERNSSERQVKRSLGRINFLAQNMGVTLASDNQESVFERSSSHQSNREHQFKNDVKKSNMASDDQENPGQGLTVDQEQDTWMYNKNPVGLFENNSEGDEEEEEEETEEWDETGYRDRRQKAHMKIQDLYRSEKNEDSSQSDEMLRDASQPLQITKRQNEEFEEADQKEDEENSTPAQSHKGEEVTSSPKSTEQDQNAEWPSQEDEDRFQDNTQSISDHEEVVKRQNLKKAAAYMEASNVEDNSHENNDDDSNNDAESDEEDFKKSQKEAAYHEGEQIRSNDHRSISSEAQGEGKDEDESVVTNETEDDQNVNIKHLIHFEQDYYSHEPAISDNEEREKIISLVQRSVNTMEPEDNVMTTDSSYNEDESSSDSSMKVLLWGMTGGDTSSSAATNPCRNFHCKRGKVCQADEQEKLSCVCQDPAACPPTKDHEHVCGTDNKTYDGTCQLFGTKCKLEGTKMGHQLHLDYMGSCKYIPPCTDYEVDQFPLRMRHWLKNVLMQLYEHDLDRSGFLSDKQRSKVKKIYQNEKRLMAGDNPVELLLHDFEKNYHMYVYPVHWQFSQLDWHPANRLLSHSELAPLRASLVPMEHCITRFFQECDADRNKHVSLKEWCHCFGIKEEDTDENLLF
- the SPARCL1 gene encoding SPARC-like protein 1 isoform X5, producing MYKLGIRGRKISEKINFRFMPDNSQAATVSEKQHTEKTSAAGQNIAVPILGDSLVASKYATFIADQLPSNGSQLQVRDTSSESSKKKNSESEQYMNSNNDLLSIQGSSDREEQTLMMDDEDKDEHRNANRQERNSSERQVKRSLGRINFLAQNMGVTLASDNQESVFERSSSHQSNREHQFKNDVKKSNMASDDQENPGQGLTVDQEQDTWMYNKNPVGLFENNSEGDEEEEEEETEEWDETGYRDRRQKAHMKIQDLYRSEKNEDSSQSDEMLRDASQPLQITKRQNEEFEEADQKEDEENSTPAQSHKGEEVTSSPKSTEQDQNAEWPSQEDEDRFQDNTQSISDHEEVVKRQNLKKAAAYMEASNVEDNSHENNDDDSNNDAESDEEDFKKSQKEAAYHEGEQIRSNDHRSISSEAQGEGKDEDESVVTNETEDDQNVNIKHLIHFEQDYYSHEPAISDNEEREKIISLVQRSVNTMEPEDNVMTTDSSYNEDESSSDSSMKVLLYPCRNFHCKRGKVCQADEQEKLSCVCQDPAACPPTKDHEHVCGTDNKTYDGTCQLFGTKCKLEGTKMGHQLHLDYMGSCKYIPPCTDYEVDQFPLRMRHWLKNVLMQLYEHDLDRSGFLSDKQRSKVKKIYQNEKRLMAGDNPVELLLHDFEKNYHMYVYPVHWQFSQLDWHPANRLLSHSELAPLRASLVPMEHCITRFFQECDADRNKHVSLKEWCHCFGIKEEDTDENLLF
- the SPARCL1 gene encoding SPARC-like protein 1 isoform X4 — its product is MYKLGIRGRKISEKINFRFMPDNSQAATVSEKQHTEKTSAAGQNIAVPILGDSLVASKYATFIADQLPSNGSQLQVRDTSSESSKKKNSESEQYMNSNNDLLSIQGSSDREEQTLMMDDEDKDEHRNANRQERNSSERQVKRSLGRINFLAQNMGVTLASDNQESVFERSSSHQSNREHQFKNDVKKSNMASDDQENPGQGLTVDQEQDTWMYNKNPVGLFENNSEGDEEEEEEETEEWDETGYRDRRQKAHMKIQDLYRSEKNEDSSQSDEMLRDASQPLQITKRQNEEFEEADQKEDEENSTPAQSHKGEEVTSSPKSTEQDQNAEWPSQEDEDRFQDNTQSISDHEEVVKRQNLKKAAAYMEASNVEDNSHENNDDDSNNDAESDEEDFKKSQKEAAYHEGEQIRSNDHRSISSEAQGEGKDEDESVVTNETEDDQNVNIKHLIHFEQDYYSHEPAISDNEEREKIISLVQRSVNTMEPEDNVMTTDSSYNEDESSSDSSMKVLLWGMTGGDTSSSAATNPCRNFHCKRGKVCQADEQEKLSCVCQDPAACPPTKDHEHVCGTDNKTYDGTCQLFGTKCKLEGTKMGHQLHLDYMGSCKYIPPCTDYEVDQFPLRMRHWLKNVLMQLYEHDLDRSGFLSDKQRSKVKKIYQNEKRLMAGDNPVELLLHDFEKNYHMYVYPVHWQFSQLDWHPANRLLSHSELAPLRASLVPMEHCITRFFQECDADRNKHVSLKEWCHCFGIKEEDTDENLLF
- the SPARCL1 gene encoding SPARC-like protein 1 isoform X3 → MPLYQHASVDLENMKPVTFFICLVGSAFAIPINFRFMPDNSQAATVSEKQHTEKTSAAGQNIAVPILGDSLVASKYATFIADQLPSNGSQLQVRDTSSESSKKKNSESEQYMNSNNDLLSIQGSSDREEQTLMMDDEDKDEHRNANRQERNSSERQVKRSLGRINFLAQNMGVTLASDNQESVFERSSSHQSNREHQFKNDVKKSNMASDDQENPGQGLTVDQEQDTWMYNKNPVGLFENNSEGDEEEEEEETEEWDETGYRDRRQKAHMKIQDLYRSEKNEDSSQSDEMLRDASQPLQITKRQNEEFEEADQKEDEENSTPAQSHKGEEVTSSPKSTEQDQNAEWPSQEDEDRFQDNTQSISDHEEVVKRQNLKKAAAYMEASNVEDNSHENNDDDSNNDAESDEEDFKKSQKEAAYHEGEQIRSNDHRSISSEAQGEGKDEDESVVTNETEDDQNVNIKHLIHFEQDYYSHEPAISDNEEREKIISLVQRSVNTMEPEDNVMTTDSSYNEDESSSDSSMKVLLYPCRNFHCKRGKVCQADEQEKLSCVCQDPAACPPTKDHEHVCGTDNKTYDGTCQLFGTKCKLEGTKMGHQLHLDYMGSCKYIPPCTDYEVDQFPLRMRHWLKNVLMQLYEHDLDRSGFLSDKQRSKVKKIYQNEKRLMAGDNPVELLLHDFEKNYHMYVYPVHWQFSQLDWHPANRLLSHSELAPLRASLVPMEHCITRFFQECDADRNKHVSLKEWCHCFGIKEEDTDENLLF